In Paenibacillus xylanilyticus, the genomic window TGTTTGAAATCTCGGTACGCACGGTTTACCGTGACATCGACCGGCTGAGCGCAGCGGGAATTCCCGTCTACACCACCACTGGCAAGCACGGTGGCATCCATCTGATGGACAATTATGTGATGGACAAGTCCCTGCTGTCTGAAGAAGATCAGAACGAAATTTTGCTTGGCCTGTACAGTATCAGTGCCATTCCACACCTGAACAGTGTTCATATGCTCAAACGGCTGACTGCCTTGTTTGATCACAAACTGGATTGGATTGAATTCGATTTCTCCCCGTGGGGCAATATCCCTGTGCAGGAAAGAGATATGTTCAACTTAGTGAAGCAGGCCATACTGACCAAGCAGGGGATGACATTCAACTATATCGACTCTGACGGAGAAGCAAGTGTAGAGAACATTGCACCCGTCAAACTCATTTTTAAAAATAGTACATGGTATATCGAAGGACAGGACGAAAGCCTGCCGCACCCTACCGAGAAAAAGACATTTAAGATGAAACGGATCTCCGAGCTCCGTTTGCTGCCAAGGCTGCAAGAGCATGGATCAGCTTCTTCCACAGCCGATGTGGAAAAGACACCTGTGAACGCTCCCTTATCCCTGGATCTCTTATTTTCAAGTTCCATTGCTTATCGGGCGCTTGATTTCTTCGAACCTTCCCGGATGAACAAACAGCCGGATGGCAGCCTTCGTGTGACGTTGGAAATTCATGAAGGAGA contains:
- a CDS encoding helix-turn-helix transcriptional regulator, whose product is MENNRLFRMLLLLLEKKKATAPELARLFEISVRTVYRDIDRLSAAGIPVYTTTGKHGGIHLMDNYVMDKSLLSEEDQNEILLGLYSISAIPHLNSVHMLKRLTALFDHKLDWIEFDFSPWGNIPVQERDMFNLVKQAILTKQGMTFNYIDSDGEASVENIAPVKLIFKNSTWYIEGQDESLPHPTEKKTFKMKRISELRLLPRLQEHGSASSTADVEKTPVNAPLSLDLLFSSSIAYRALDFFEPSRMNKQPDGSLRVTLEIHEGERLYSFLMSFGAELTVLEPPHVRHELLRRYQQAVKHVQTFNPDGFQPDE